The following are encoded together in the Chaetodon trifascialis isolate fChaTrf1 chromosome 3, fChaTrf1.hap1, whole genome shotgun sequence genome:
- the LOC139329218 gene encoding odorant receptor 131-2-like: MNISSANVTVVSQYRDSFTKAVSKNVIVVVLGILINYINAGLIHTFCKHQIFYMNPRYILFIHLVVNDMIQVTLTLIMFIISYILYKINVSICCTFILFVVFTTENTPLNLACMAVECYIAICFPLRHVQICTIKRTLMLIGLIWTISMSSALSDLFITLATQPLDFHSQVFCLRQTVFPNPLIIKKRDITYSVFLVIVWITLFYIYFKILLTAKTCCKDAKKARNTILLHGFQLLLCMASYAAPQLTDTLQKLSPKNYTDFLFASYIIVQILPRSISPFIYGLRDNTFNKYLKRYLLCKVP; encoded by the exons ATGAACATATCATCTGCCAACGTGACTGTGGTTTCACAGTATCGAGACTCCTTCACTAAAGCTGTGAGCAAGAATGTGATTGTTGTGGTTCTCGGGATCTTAATCAACTACATCAATGCAGGCCTCATTCACACCTTCTGCAAACACCAG ATCTTCTACATGAATCCTCGGTATATACTTTTCATTCACTTGGTGGTCAATGACATGATCCAAGTGACCTTGACCCTCATCATGTTTATCATCAGCTACATCCTCTACAAAATAAATGTCTCCATCTGTTGCACCTTCatcctgtttgttgttttcaccaCTGAAAACACTCCTCTGAACCTGGCTTGCATGGCGGTGGAGTGCTACATCGCCATCTGCTTCCCCCTTCGCCATGTGCAGATCTGTACCATCAAGAGAACTTTAATGCTGATTGGTTTAATCTGGACAATAAGCATGTcttctgctctttctgatcTCTTCATCACTTTGGCCACACAGCCTCTGGACTTTCATTCTCAAGTGTTCTGCCTCAGGCAAACTGTCTTCCCAAATCCCCTCATCATCAAGAAGAGAGATATCacatattcagtgtttctggtTATAGTTTGGATCACTCTcttttacatttactttaagaTCCTCCTCACTgcaaaaacatgctgcaaagATGCTAAAAAAGCCAGAAACACAATCCTCCTCCAtggatttcagctgctgctttgtatGGCTTCATATGCAGCCCCCCAGTTGACAGATACTCTGCAGAAATTATCCCCTAAAAATTACACAGACTTCCTATTTGCTTCCTATATTATTGTACAGATCCTGCCACGATCCATTAGTCCCTTTATCTATGGCTTACGAGACAATACTTTCAATAAGTACCTGAAAAGGTATCTGTTGTGTAAGGTACCTTAA